Proteins co-encoded in one Atribacterota bacterium genomic window:
- a CDS encoding DEAD/DEAH box helicase, which yields MQENMKIDQLEYFGIPHYMINIWKEHYSNSLLPVQEKAVRQFNLLQPDNQSLYQQSTRDRKRPENLLVISPSSSGKTLVGEMAALQEIAFQKKVILLVPLRILAEEKYQHFVQLYHSIGLNVKLSSRDHRHDDQDIIKGNFHIAIIVYEKFYYLLLQYPECISNVSLIIADEIQLINDRQRGPRLESSFNYLKNNYPDIRIIALSAFTEYLFHLTSWLDALLLLSTYRPIELRKGIVRNGIYRYIEHNSKMIGEEIFFPEEDVQECNLASYLKATLQFLINQNESSLIFFSTKNEVRLWSGWLKTQFCLNPARTAMAQLQALEDSTSKEELMNLFQNGISYHCADLSWQERRAIEEAVRLGELKIVCATSTLAMGVNLPVNNVILTGQKIISNQNSSSGLSNYYKKALTFSEVENMGGRAGRLKSGNSFGRIIFLAPSLIELTAYQRLYFRESPKDLSILYLSYYPAIQQVNKQKQNNDNIQIRENVINDNHYPAETDITNLAIINPSFPEIAKENPVIIQQDILTFLLYRIALEGQSLEDIYQMLQTGKYARGQAFWLYQFSQKYSESDIIANLKQLIAFGLIAMPTGKDYQITELGQLVTSRGISFQTYIHFLKWISQNQKEDSSELEILFLIATSNDGASYFIDYPGRGKRIAKNKKSPIHKWKEYLRLRMLNLIFEQQEDGKTIFQNNLNINLLQNSKQNFKNGVNNYLAIKNTLLMYDWITGKELKDMEEDYGILGGCIQKIGEGFSWLADTLAAIAQKEGWKEERPDDLEKIKQLSARLISGVEPEGLALARLQIPGLTRGYIQRLVQEGYNNENCLRELSENQLQLLLPDLLIQKIKKNLTLKSDSKSEFFGKISKPDPLLDYKNRQNQQQQFNRNYQKSIKNKLKTAIAINLNRPDRIFFLGEEITVNKISFQLILLLAKNKGKVVLYEQIIDTLWPADEDATYHRLWYHLAKLRNNMQKVIQEKNKNSLNLANNYPKEKLLKVIPGRGLLFDSNVLIEWSE from the coding sequence ATGCAAGAAAATATGAAGATTGATCAGCTGGAATATTTTGGTATTCCCCATTATATGATCAATATCTGGAAGGAACATTACTCTAACTCTTTGCTGCCAGTACAAGAAAAAGCAGTACGACAGTTTAATCTCCTGCAGCCTGATAACCAATCTTTATACCAACAGTCAACTAGAGACCGAAAAAGACCCGAAAACCTATTAGTTATCTCCCCCAGTTCTTCAGGTAAGACATTAGTAGGTGAGATGGCAGCTTTGCAGGAAATAGCTTTCCAGAAAAAAGTGATATTATTAGTCCCTCTACGTATTCTAGCCGAAGAAAAATATCAGCATTTCGTACAACTCTATCACTCAATCGGATTGAACGTTAAGCTTTCCTCCCGTGATCATCGTCATGATGACCAGGATATTATTAAAGGTAATTTTCATATTGCTATTATCGTCTATGAAAAATTTTATTATCTACTCCTGCAATACCCCGAATGTATTAGCAATGTTTCCTTAATAATTGCTGATGAAATTCAGTTAATTAATGATCGGCAACGTGGTCCAAGACTGGAGAGCAGTTTTAATTATCTTAAGAATAATTATCCTGACATTAGAATTATTGCCCTTTCTGCCTTTACTGAATATCTATTTCATTTAACTTCCTGGCTCGATGCTCTATTGCTTCTTTCTACCTATAGACCGATAGAACTGCGTAAAGGTATTGTTAGGAATGGTATCTATAGATACATAGAGCATAATAGCAAAATGATTGGAGAAGAAATTTTCTTTCCCGAAGAAGATGTTCAGGAATGTAATTTAGCCAGCTATCTTAAAGCTACCCTGCAATTTCTGATTAATCAGAATGAATCAAGCCTGATCTTTTTTTCTACCAAGAATGAAGTCCGTTTATGGAGCGGTTGGCTGAAAACTCAGTTCTGCTTAAATCCTGCCCGAACAGCTATGGCCCAGCTACAGGCTTTAGAAGATTCCACTTCAAAGGAAGAGTTAATGAATCTTTTCCAAAATGGGATTAGCTATCATTGTGCTGACCTCTCCTGGCAGGAACGTCGCGCTATTGAAGAAGCGGTTCGCCTTGGTGAACTAAAAATTGTATGTGCTACCAGTACCCTGGCTATGGGAGTCAACCTGCCGGTAAATAATGTCATATTAACCGGACAGAAGATTATTTCTAATCAAAACAGCAGCAGTGGTCTTTCTAATTACTACAAAAAAGCCTTAACCTTTTCCGAAGTGGAAAATATGGGTGGCAGAGCAGGTAGATTAAAATCTGGCAATTCTTTCGGTCGTATTATTTTTTTAGCTCCTTCCCTTATTGAGCTTACTGCATATCAGAGGCTCTATTTCCGGGAATCTCCTAAAGATTTATCAATATTATATCTATCTTATTATCCTGCTATTCAGCAGGTGAATAAGCAAAAGCAAAATAATGATAATATTCAAATTCGAGAAAATGTGATTAATGATAATCACTATCCGGCAGAAACAGATATTACTAATCTTGCCATTATTAATCCTTCCTTCCCGGAAATAGCAAAAGAAAATCCGGTTATAATTCAGCAGGATATTCTAACCTTTCTACTATACAGGATTGCCTTAGAAGGTCAGTCTTTAGAAGACATTTATCAGATGTTGCAAACAGGTAAATATGCCAGAGGTCAGGCTTTCTGGCTTTACCAATTTTCTCAAAAGTACAGTGAATCAGATATTATTGCCAATCTAAAACAACTAATAGCATTTGGATTAATTGCTATGCCTACCGGAAAAGATTACCAAATTACTGAACTGGGACAGTTAGTAACCTCCAGGGGTATCTCTTTTCAGACCTATATCCACTTTTTAAAATGGATTAGTCAAAACCAGAAAGAAGATAGCAGTGAACTGGAAATCCTCTTCTTGATTGCCACCAGCAATGACGGTGCCAGTTATTTTATCGATTATCCCGGAAGGGGGAAAAGAATAGCTAAGAACAAAAAATCTCCGATACATAAATGGAAAGAATATTTACGTCTGCGCATGTTAAATCTGATTTTTGAACAGCAAGAGGATGGTAAGACAATTTTCCAGAATAATTTAAATATCAATCTTCTCCAGAACAGTAAACAAAACTTTAAAAATGGGGTTAATAATTACCTGGCAATCAAAAATACCCTCCTGATGTACGACTGGATTACCGGCAAAGAACTGAAAGATATGGAGGAAGATTATGGTATTTTAGGAGGCTGTATCCAGAAGATAGGAGAAGGATTTTCCTGGTTGGCTGATACCTTAGCTGCCATTGCTCAGAAAGAAGGCTGGAAAGAAGAAAGGCCGGATGATTTAGAAAAAATTAAACAACTTTCGGCCAGATTAATAAGCGGAGTTGAACCGGAAGGTCTTGCTCTGGCCAGGCTGCAGATACCGGGATTGACCCGTGGTTATATTCAGAGATTAGTACAAGAAGGATACAATAATGAGAACTGCCTCAGAGAACTATCTGAAAATCAATTACAGTTGCTTCTGCCAGATTTGTTAATTCAAAAAATAAAGAAAAATCTTACTTTAAAGTCAGATTCAAAATCAGAGTTCTTTGGTAAGATAAGTAAACCAGATCCTCTTCTGGACTATAAGAATAGACAGAATCAACAACAACAATTTAATAGAAATTATCAGAAATCGATAAAAAATAAATTAAAGACAGCCATAGCTATTAACCTGAATCGACCTGACCGAATTTTTTTTCTGGGAGAAGAGATAACAGTAAACAAAATAAGCTTCCAGCTTATCCTGCTTTTAGCTAAAAATAAGGGCAAGGTGGTGCTTTATGAGCAGATTATTGATACCCTATGGCCTGCTGATGAGGATGCTACCTATCATCGTCTTTGGTATCATCTGGCAAAATTGAGAAACAATATGCAGAAGGTCATCCAGGAGAAAAATAAAAATAGTCTAAATTTAGCTAATAATTACCCAAAAGAAAAGCTATTAAAGGTAATTCCAGGTAGAGGATTACTGTTTGATTCCAATGTTCTCATAGAGTGGAGTGAATAG
- a CDS encoding cation diffusion facilitator family transporter: MTEQINQNIRKGILVVTISLIINTLLVIFKYWIGVQISSIAIVAEAWHSLSDSLTSILVLIGFKMSSKPPDYKHPFGHGRTEVISSLIIALILALVAYKFLVESVIRLWQHQSVQYNQTALLIFIISLIIKEFLARLSINTGKQIKSDSLIADGWHHRSDALASLMVIFGIFLNPYFWWVDGVIGTIISLIIARIAYYILKDAISSLIGEKPEESFLKQLEELVKSNTSRDVQLHHIHLHKYGHHSELTFHIMLPGEMKLGKAHQIATQLEEKINSELSVETTIHVDVQSNKSVID; the protein is encoded by the coding sequence TTGACAGAACAAATTAATCAAAATATCAGAAAGGGAATACTGGTAGTGACCATTTCCCTGATAATTAATACGCTTTTGGTTATTTTTAAGTATTGGATTGGTGTGCAAATTTCATCTATAGCCATAGTAGCTGAAGCTTGGCATAGCCTTTCCGATTCTCTGACTTCTATTTTGGTTCTGATCGGATTTAAGATGTCCAGCAAACCACCTGATTATAAACACCCTTTTGGCCATGGAAGAACAGAAGTTATTTCTTCCTTGATTATTGCCCTCATACTAGCTCTCGTAGCTTATAAATTCCTGGTAGAATCAGTCATCCGACTCTGGCAACACCAATCAGTGCAATATAACCAGACTGCTCTGCTTATCTTTATAATTTCCCTGATTATAAAGGAATTTCTGGCAAGACTATCTATAAATACTGGAAAACAAATTAAATCCGATTCCCTGATTGCAGATGGATGGCATCACCGAAGTGATGCTCTGGCTTCTTTAATGGTTATTTTTGGTATTTTTCTTAATCCCTATTTCTGGTGGGTAGACGGAGTAATAGGTACCATTATCTCACTTATTATAGCCAGAATCGCTTACTATATTTTAAAAGATGCTATCAGTTCCTTAATCGGTGAAAAGCCAGAGGAATCCTTTCTAAAACAACTGGAAGAGTTGGTGAAGAGTAATACCTCTCGTGATGTTCAATTACATCATATCCACCTGCATAAATATGGTCATCATAGCGAATTGACCTTCCATATTATGCTACCCGGGGAAATGAAACTGGGAAAAGCACATCAGATAGCAACGCAGCTGGAAGAGAAAATTAACTCAGAACTGTCAGTAGAAACTACTATTCACGTAGATGTACAATCTAATAAATCTGTTATTGATTAA